From a region of the Candidatus Hydrogenedentota bacterium genome:
- a CDS encoding Gfo/Idh/MocA family oxidoreductase: MEKLGVGIIGTGWVAGEHLRAYLAHPETEVRAVCDINPERAAAFVSANGLDCAVTDDFTALLARDDIQVVSITSPPNCHCAQAVAAARAGKHMLLEKAMATTVDDARAIRDAVAEAGVRSVVGFVLRWNPLFELIKTQLADDALGRVYFGEVDYYHGIGPWYGQYGWNVKKDVGVSSLLSAGIHAMDALRWFMGGKIVEVTQYATSIRGEAFKEYEYPPTTVTICRFEDGRVGKVASAIACVQPYVFNINLVGEHGTIRNNQVFSKRKYPGQTGWTTVPTILPDSGDVSHHPFTGEVAHLVDCIRSGKESHAGAAEAYLTHEVCFAADLSGETGRPVTLPLA, translated from the coding sequence ATGGAAAAACTCGGCGTTGGAATCATTGGGACGGGCTGGGTCGCGGGGGAGCACCTGCGCGCGTATCTGGCGCACCCGGAGACGGAGGTCCGCGCCGTGTGCGACATCAACCCGGAGCGCGCCGCCGCCTTCGTGTCGGCCAACGGTCTGGACTGCGCGGTCACGGATGATTTCACGGCCCTGCTGGCGCGGGACGACATCCAGGTTGTCAGCATCACCTCGCCGCCAAACTGCCATTGCGCCCAGGCCGTGGCCGCCGCGCGCGCGGGCAAGCACATGCTTTTGGAGAAGGCCATGGCCACCACGGTGGACGACGCGCGGGCCATCCGCGACGCCGTGGCGGAGGCGGGGGTGCGCTCCGTGGTGGGCTTTGTGCTGCGCTGGAACCCGCTTTTCGAGCTGATCAAGACCCAGCTCGCGGATGACGCGCTGGGCCGGGTCTATTTCGGCGAGGTGGACTATTACCACGGCATCGGCCCCTGGTACGGCCAGTATGGCTGGAACGTGAAAAAGGACGTGGGCGTGAGCTCGCTCCTTTCGGCCGGCATCCACGCCATGGACGCCCTGCGCTGGTTCATGGGGGGTAAGATTGTCGAGGTGACCCAGTACGCCACGTCCATCCGGGGCGAGGCCTTCAAGGAGTACGAGTACCCGCCGACCACGGTGACCATCTGCCGCTTCGAGGACGGGCGCGTGGGCAAGGTGGCCTCGGCCATCGCCTGTGTCCAGCCCTATGTCTTCAACATCAACCTGGTGGGCGAGCATGGCACCATCCGAAACAATCAGGTGTTCTCGAAGCGCAAGTATCCCGGCCAGACCGGCTGGACCACGGTGCCGACCATCCTGCCGGACAGCGGCGACGTGAGCCACCACCCCTTCACGGGCGAGGTGGCCCATTTGGTGGACTGCATCCGTTCGGGGAAAGAGTCCCACGCGGGCGCGGCGGAGGCCTA